tgtatgtataaaaagtAAACATTGCTCATTGgggtggctggtagcctagtggttagagctttgggccagtaaccgaaaagttgctagatcaaatcccccgagctgacaaggtaaaaatctgtcgttctgcccctgaacaagacagttaacccactgttccctggtaggccgtcattgtaaataagaatatgttcttaactgacttgcctagttaaataaaggttcaatataaATGTACATGATGAGGAAAAGATGGGAGCGAGAAACAGTGTCTGCTTTGTGTATGGTGAATTTACATTTGTCTGGAACAGAATGGACTTTCAACAAGCTGCAGGGTGATATGTGCTTGAAATATAAATAGAGTTAAGTATTTACTATAAACACAGAATACTCTTGGGCTGTGCCAGGTATGGCTGCTGTTACAGCATCACACACATTCCAAAGGCATTTTGACTATGTGGCACAGGCAGGGCCAGTCAAATTATCACACAACAAACATTACACGTTTTAGAGTATGAGAAAAGCAGAGAGAGGTGGCAGAGGAATTCTGCAACTCTCCCTTCTCAGCCCATTTGTTCAACATTCACTGGCTTCCACAGTCTTTTTTGCCTTATATGGTAACAgagtggttgagagagagagagagacagcgggagcgAGGATGGAGGTGTGGTCTATTGTTTTTGGCTGAAGAGGTGTAGGGTTACACTACTCATGAACCTTTCCAGCATTCCGTCATCTCTTCACCTCATTCCTATGACTAATGTCGCATTCATAAACAAGTGGGAGGTGGGAATTTACCAGTTGTGAAGTCATAAATACAAGTTGGATGCATTCATGTGCTTTGAACTTGTTGACAAACACTGATTGGCTAATGACCAACAAGCTGcataaaccataaactaaaagtacagctatAATTCTTGTAAAGAAATTATAGTGTTCAAAAACCCTATTAATTGATtgctttttagaaatgttttgttaTTGCATTTATCTGCCGAAAATTCTGTTAACGAGGTCATTTCTTTAGTAGTTGTTGTCAGAAGTCAGCATGTGGGAGCTCAGGATAATAGACGAGTTTCCCACTAGTGATTACCAGTTGAAGGGGTGTTAAAGTAGATTTTTCCCAGACATGTGTGGTAAATTCTCACTTCCCACTTGGTTACAAACGCAGCACAAGTCAGACAAAGAGtagttaaaggcccaatgcagccgttttatATCAATAGCAAATCATTTCAAGGTAACAATTAAGCACCTTACTGTAATAGATTTTCATTAGAACTCTCTTTAGAACTCTTTAttagtctattaactaatttactgcaTAACCATGTCAGAAACTCCCACCTATTGCAAACCTGCTAATTAGAAGGacctgtgtagattgtattttcaaccagccaCTATCAGGAAATAATGTTGACTGCACTGGTTCTTTAAAGAGGAATCAACAAGTACACCTGTATAAGTCTATACCTATCATCAGCACAGTGGTCCAGACACTGAACACAGAGATAGAAAGGGAGAAAAGAAAGAAcatgaagggagagggaggactggTTCAAAATTGTTAATGATCTAAGGTACTGCTGAACCACTATTCCAGCCATTTCAACTATGTGATAGAGTCCAAACAGAAATGTATTTCATTGAGTACAACAGCAGCAGTCTGGATTATAGATCGAGACCATAAGCTACTCCAACCGTACCTGCTTACTCACACCTGCTTATGTAATACTTATGGAATTCCTCTTATATCCGGGAACTGAACAGCTCAACACTCAGTCAATTTCTTGGGGGCCAGTATTTGTGTAACAATGATCTAATCCAAGGTTATTAAAACTACAGACGGAACCTGTAAAATGTACTCTGTTTAAGGGTAGCAAATAAGTAGCTTGGAAGCCTGTGCCATGACGATGTCAGCAGTGATTCTGTAATAACACGCTATGATCGTGAGGCACGAAGTGTGGGAATGACCCGGTGTGTTGTCATGTGAGACAGAATGATAACTGGAGATGGGGTGTCAGGGCCCAGGTGCCTACCTAGACAGCTTGGtgagttagggtgtaggggagaGGACAGGTGTGAAGCTATGGTCATGGGGGGTGCTTCAGGCTTCCACACCGTTACACTGATGAGAGGGGGGTGAAACAAgtaaagatagagagaaacaaagagagagcgatagactGATTAAATAGAAACTGAATTAAAGGATAAATCTGAAAATACAGGAGGATGGAGACATGAAATGGAAAAGAGGAGAAACTGAATGAGGGAtaaataggccgtcattgtaattaagaatttgttcttaactgacttgcctagttaaaaaaatatatatatataaatgagaAGGAAAAGAATGTGGCAAGGTAGCTATAGACAGAAGACTATTCCAGCTCATTAGGTCCATACAGAAGTTTGTCAGTAATGGTGAGAACATCACACCCATTCTACTAGAAAGAAATATGTAAATTAATCTGTGTAACAGAAAACATCCCTGCCTCCCAGGCAAACAAACATCACACCATCATCCTTAGTCAACATTCCATCACCACTCCCCAACTAGACTGCCCACATAGTTAACAAAGGAATCACATGGCTGAAATATTACCACAAATGATTAGATGTAAACTTCATAGTTGGCATACCCccaaaaataaaattataaaAGAATATTTTTTTTACAGCTAAAGAAGTCATATATAGGTCTAAAGTCCTCCAATATTACTATGAAACCACTTCCTCATGATTCTTAGTCCTTTACCGCATGTAATAGCAGACCACAAACCAATTCACACTCGAAATATAGAAAACCTTTAATATCCTTTATTTATTCTCTTGGTCATATTACATAGTTTATTGAAATAAAATCTAAATCAAACCCATATAACCATATTTGTGTTTCCCACTTATCTCGAATTTCTCAGTCAAAACCAAGAGACAGACCGATACAGACTGAGAAACTCATAGATACATGCATACAGACACATTCCACTCTCACATTAGGCATAATGGTGTAAAATGACCGTGCAGCCTACAATGCTAGGGGAAGGCCGCCCTCGAGTGGACTAAAGCAGGAACTGCAAAGAGAGACATCACAGCTCATTCACCAATATCACATTTCCTGTTAACGTCCCTCCCCACTTAATACTAAACGACTTGTCCCGGTACAATGCAATAAAGTACAGCAGTGTAGTTGCCCACCCTAAACAATCTATTGTAGTAAACTGGTACACACTGGCTCAGGCTGCTCTACCAGTTTCCACAGGGTGGGGCCATTATATTACAGGTTGGGGCCATTACATTACAGGTTGATGGAGGGAGGAAACCGCTGCAAGATGGAAGCAATATATGAGTATAAAGAGGGGAATTGAAGTTCACACAAGCACACACCCATCACTAGACAATAGACAGACAGAATAATACAAAGCAGAGAGTTTAGGGATGGGTGTGAGCGTGTGCCTGTTTGTCAGGTGGGGTTGTGGTCAGGTGGTGGGTGGGTTGTTAGTTGTTTTAACAGGTTCAACATGGTCATGTAGCGCTGAGGACCAGGCCAGGCTCAGACAACAATGGGGTCATAAGTGGTTGGATCACAGGGATGTGTTCATTGTCCAACGAGCTTGCTGACAAACGAGTCCAGCGCCTCATCATCTTTGATTCCCACAAACTGGTCGATGACGTCGCCTCCTCGCATGGCGATTACCGTGGGGACCGCCGATACctgtagagagaagtagaggtcAGTCACCACAATGACATCAGTCAAAGGCACTGTTCTAGAACAAAATTCATCCTTCCTTCTAGTAATCCCTGATCTGATATGACTGGGTTGCTGTAAACTATGTAGTGGAGTCCTTTTTTTCACAAATCCCACCATTTTAGATCAGGAGTTACTTCAAGGAAGGGAAGAAAGAAGGTCACATTTTCATAACTAACATTTGCAATATCAATCAATAATGTCAACAGCTTCCACTTACCCCATATTCAATGGCCAAGTCTGTGTGATCGTCTATGTCGACCTTTGCCATGGCAACTTTGCCGTTCTGTTTGGCGACAGCTTTCTCTAATCTTGGCCCCAGTATCTTGCAGGGACCACACCACCTTTAAAGAACAAACATGGGATGTCTGGTTAGAACTAATAATACTGAAGGTATTCTTGAAATTTCAATCAAAAGTCTTAAcaaaatatatacactgctcaaaaaaataaagggaacacaaaaataacacatcctagatctgaatgaatgaaatattcttattaaatacttttttctttacatagttgaatgtgctgacaacaaaatcaaacaaaaattatcaatggaaatcaaatttatcaacccttggaggtctggatttggagtcacactcaaaattaaagtggaaaaccacactacaggctgatccaactttgatgtaatgtccttaaaacaagtcaaaatgaggctcagtagtgtgtgtgtgtggcctccacgtgcctgtatgatctccctacaacgcctgggcatgctcctgatgaggtggcggatggtctcctgagggatctccactagagtgaaagcaccgccagcattcaaaagtgaccaaaacatcagccaggaagcataggaactgagaagtggtctgtggtcaccacctgcagaactgctcctttattgggggtgtcttgctaattgcctataatttccacctgttgtctattccatttgcaaaacagcatgtgaaatttattgtcaatcagtgttgcttcctaagtggacagtttgatttcaccgaagtgtgattgacttggagttacattgtgttgtttaagtgttccctttatttttgagcagtgtatatctgtGAGTACAGAATAGAACCTGACAATAACATTACATTGTTGCATAGCAAGACAATGTCAACAAGTTGGCAAAAACATAGACCAGGTCAACACTGACCACCATGCATATCAAGGTcatgtgtactgtatatacagtgtcttgcaaaagtatacacccccttggcattttccctattttgttgcattgcaaactgtaatttaaatagatttttatttggatttaatgtaatggacatacaaaatagtccaaatttgtgaagttaaaaaaaattataaaaaagaAAAAACTGAAAAGGTGGTGCGTGcatacagtttaagtcggaagtttacatacaccttagccaaatacatttaaactcagtttttcacaattcctgacatttaatcatagtaaaaattccctttcttaggtcagttaggatcaccactttattttaagaatgtgaaatgtcaaaattatagtagagagaattatttatttcagcttttatttctttcatcacattccaattagcattccctttaaattgtttaacttgggtcaaacgttttgggtagccttccacaagcctcccacaataagttgggtgaattttgtcccattcttcctgacagagctggtgtaactgagtcaggtttgtcggcctcctcattcgcacacactttttcagttctgcccacaaattttctataggattgaggtcagggctttgtgatggccactccaataccttgatgttgttgtccttaagccattttgccacaactttggaagtatgcttgaggtcattatccatttggaagacctatttgtgaccaagcttaaacttcctgactaatgtcttgagatgttgcttcaatatatccacacaattttccctcatcatgatgccatgtattttgtgaagtgcacaagtccctcctgcagcaaagcacccccacaacatgatgctgccacccccgtgcttcacgagtgggatggtgttcttcggcttgcaagcctccccctttttcctcctaacataatgatggtcattatggccacagttctgtttcatcagaccagacgacatttctccaaaaagtacgatcttcacCCCCATGTTCaattgcaaacagtagtctggatttttttatggcggttttggagcagtggcttcttccttgctgagcggcttttcaggttatgttgatataggacttgttttactgtgggtatagatacttttgtacctgttctgggattgattaggatttttcacaccaaagtacgttcatctctaggagacagaatgcgtctccttcctggtatgatggctacgtggtcccatggtatttatacttgcgtactattgtttgtacatatgaacgtggtaccttcaggcatttggaaattgctcccaaggatgaagcagacttatggaggtctagAATTGTTTttccgaggtcttggctgatttcttttgattttccaaagatgtcaagcaaagaggcactggcaaaggtaggccttgaaatacatccacaggtacacctccaattgacccaaattatgtcaattagcctatcagaagcttctaaagccattacatcattttctggaattttccaagcggtttaaaggcacagtcaacatagtatatgtaaacttctgacccactggaattgtgatagtgaattataagtgcaataatctgtctgtaaacaattgttggaaaaattacttgtgtggtgcacaaagtagatgtcctaacagacttgccaaaactatagtttgttaacaagaaatttgtggagtggttgaaaaacgagtttgaatgactccaacctaagtgtatgtaaacttctgacttcaactgtatgtattcaccccctttgctatgaagccactaaataagatctggtgcaaccaattaccttcagacgtcatataattagttaaataaagtccacctgtgtgcaatctaagtgtcacatgatctatcACATGatttcagtatatatacacctgttctgaaaggcaccagactctgcaacaccaccaagcaagtggcaccatgaagaccaaggagctctccaaacaggtcagggacaaagttgttgagaagtacagatcagggttgggtgaaaaaaatatatCAGACActtcccacagagcaccattaaatccattattaaaaaatggaaagaatatggcaccacaacacacctgccaagagagggctgcccaccaaaactcacagaccaggcaaggagggcattaacaaGAGGTAACAAAGAGGCctaagataaccctgaaggagctgcaaagcaccacagcggagattggagtctgtccataggaccactttaagccatccactccacagagctgggctttacagaagagtggccagagaaaagccattgcttaagaaaaaaataagcaaacacattgtGTTCACCAAAAAGtacgtgggagactccccaaacatctatggaaggtactctggttagatgagaTCAAattgtagctttttggccatcaaggaaaatgctatgtctggcgcaaacccaacacctcatcaccccgagaatatcatccccacagtgacgcgtggtggcagcatcatcctgtgggtatgttgttctgtctgcagGGACTGgggaactggtcagaattgaaggaatgatagatggcactaaatacagggaaattcttgagggaaacctgtttgtcttccagagatttgagatgggtggaggttcaccttccagcaggacaatgaccctaagcgtaatgctaaagcaacacttgtggtttaagggaaaacatttaaatgtcttggaatggccaagtcaaagcccagacctcaatccaatggagaatctgtggtatgacttaaagattgctgtacaccagcagcacccatccaacttgaaggagccggagcagttttgccttgaagaatgagcaaaaatcccagcggctagatgtgccaagcttatagagacataccccaagagacttgcagctgtaattgctgcaaaaggtggctctacgaagtattgacttttgggggggtgaatagctatgcatgctcaagttctgttttttttgtgtcttatttcacaaaaaatattttgcatcttcaaagtggtaggcatgttgtgtaaatcaaatgatacaaagcccaaaaatctatttcaattccaagttgtaaggcaacaaaataggaaaaatgccaagagggatgaatacttttgcaagccactgtgtgtgtatgtatatattcaggctgtgtgtgtaattttctagagcaggggtgtcaaactcattccatggagggcctagtgtctgctgggGTTTGGTTTCTCCTTTcatttaagacctagacaaccaggtgtgggGAGTTTCTTACTAAACAGTGATCTTCATTCATCAAGtccaagggaggagcgaaaagtTTGACATGTTGTAGAAGAGCATGAACCCAATGTGGCTGTCCTGGCATTGCCTCTTGTTGTGTAACATCAAATGATCAACCTCCAATGGAAACACCATCAGATGTCAAGCCATGCAGCCAGACACACAGTATAGGTAAGGTGTCATCATCACACATGATATGCACTCAGTCACAACTTCCACTGTTATGCTTTAGTCTTACAATAGGAAAGCTGTTGAGCATATGTCAAAATCAATATAATTAATAAATAGATTCACGTGTTGGGTGCATTGTTGAAAAAGCTATGGTCAGGTTTACAAGCATGGTTGTAAACCATCATTTGATACCTGCTATAAAAGTTGTTTCCTGCTGTCATCTCGGTAGTCTAATTTCAACAGGCAGACATAGATGCTTCGCCATGTATTGTCTCTAAGGGGCTTTGCTTTCTGATTAGACGGTCGTTTGTAAATGCTGTAAGTGGAGCCTAATATCCCCTCTGGGGGTCCATGAAACATATGAATGAATGAATCTATTAGCTACTCACTGGGCATGGAAGTCAATAAGCACAGGCAGCTCACTGTTGATGACTCTCTCTGTGAAGTCCTCATGGTCCTGCACATTGAAGGAGACCTCTCTGCGGGAAGTGTGGGGCAGGGAGCGGGGCAGAGTGTGTTTGGGGGAAAGGAAGGATAGAGGGGTAGTGGAGGAacgcagagaggtagagaaggaggaggtggaggccGGGAGACAGCGAAGGTCTTTTACTGAGAGGGTCCAAATTCTACGGACTAGCAGCCGGTGAGCCATCTGAAAGGAGACATAAATGGGGGAAGAGAACAGAAGACTGATAAATGAATGTAATTTCATGGCACCATAATCAAAACAGGGCCACTACTCAGGCAGCGCTACTATGGTTGGACAGTGACATCAGGGGGAGGAAGGACACCTATACAAGACATTCTTGTTTACCACCATACAGTAACATGTAGGTGTGTGAGAGATGGCTGGCTAAGTGGCTATGAATATAGTTCCCTGCTGTTCATGTTATGCAAACAGATtccctagctagctaacgttagctaacttcaCGGACAACTGCTGATACGGCAATAAACCACCACAAAGAGTGTGAGTTATAATTCTAGTGGCTTGACCATCCAATAGAACGGCGTCGTGTTTCGCAACCACTGTGTGAGTATTTACGAAATGGGCTTAGATTTTTCTTCGAATAACCTCCGTGTGACTTTGCCtgtcttccttctctctttccacgCGTCTGTGTCCTCTCATTATAAAACGCCCACATCCACAAACCGGAGCAAAACCACTGCCATTACTTGCAGATGTCACCCAGAATATAATTGTAGTGACACAGACAAATAACACAAAACACTTACCGTTCTGTACACTGTCGTCCTGTATGAAGTACTTCCGCTTACAGTTCAGATAAGAGGACGCACAGGTTATTTGTGGGTCTCGCGTTTAAATTTGAGCGAGTAGCGCCGCCACAAGTTAAAATTCAGAACTACAGTGGCGCCAGTGCACTTGAAGGGTTATGAAAGGTTCTCTGGCAAAACAATGGGTAGACCTCAAGATAGGAGTTCTCGAGATAGAGGAGGTGAGGTGGATTTGCAAGTCGTGGAGACCCCACCACACGGAATCTGACACAGAAGGAGATATTATTGTCTACCTTTGTCAATTAAGCATACACCGCAAAATATTGCGGATACCCTTTCTCAAAATTACCATAAGGAGCTGCTTTCTATCTTGAAGATTTAACAGATGGAAAGAGAATGggcatacctagtcagttgcacaacggAATGCATTCCGCATTTAACGCCTCTGAATCACAGAGGTACTGGCGGCTGCCTTAGTCGACGTCTACGTCATCAGTGCCCTGAGAgcagttgttgggggttaa
This portion of the Oncorhynchus nerka isolate Pitt River unplaced genomic scaffold, Oner_Uvic_2.0 unplaced_scaffold_1185, whole genome shotgun sequence genome encodes:
- the LOC115122608 gene encoding thioredoxin, mitochondrial-like; translation: MRGHRRVEREKEDRQSHTEMAHRLLVRRIWTLSVKDLRCLPASTSSFSTSLRSSTTPLSFLSPKHTLPRSLPHTSRREVSFNVQDHEDFTERVINSELPVLIDFHAQWCGPCKILGPRLEKAVAKQNGKVAMAKVDIDDHTDLAIEYGVSAVPTVIAMRGGDVIDQFVGIKDDEALDSFVSKLVGQ